One window from the genome of Yarrowia lipolytica chromosome 1B, complete sequence encodes:
- a CDS encoding uncharacterized protein (Compare to YALI0B19338g, similar to uniprot|P04817 Saccharomyces cerevisiae YEL063c CAN1 amino acid permease), producing the protein MEKTFSNDYPPSGTEAHIHINHTAHSDDSEEVPSHKENYNTSGHDLEESDPDNHVGETLEVKRGLKMRHISMISLGGTIGTGLFIGTGGALQQAGPCGALVAYVFMATIVYSVAESLGELATYIPITGSFAVFTTRYLSQSFGASMGWLYWFSWAITFAIELNTIGPVIEYWTDAVPTAAWIAIFFVILTTINFFPVGFYGEVEFWVASVKVIAIIGWLIYALCMTCGAGVTGPVGFRYWNHPGPMGDGIWTDGVPIVRNAPGRRFMGWLNSLVNAAFTYQGCELVGVTAGEAQNPRKSVPRAINRVFARICIFYIGSIFFMGMLVPFNDPKLTDDSSVIASSPFVIAIINSGTKVLPHIFNAVILITLISAGNSNVYIGSRVVYALADSGTAPKFFKRTTKKGVPYVAVCFTSAFGLLAFMSVSESSSTVFDWFINISAVAGLICWAFISASHIRFMQVLKHRGISRDTLPFKARWQPFYSWYALVSIIFITLIQGFTSFWHFTAAKFMTAYISVIVWVGLYIIFQCLFRCKFLIPIEDVDIDTGRREIDDDVWEEKIPTKWYEKFWNIIA; encoded by the coding sequence ATGGAAAAGACATTTTCAAACGATTACCCACCCTCCGGGACTGAGGCCCACATCCACATCAACCACACGGCCCACTCGGATGACTCAGAGGAGGTGCCCTCGCACAAGGAAAATTACAACACCAGTGGCCACGACCTGGAGGAGTCCGACCCGGATAACCATGTCGGTGAGACCCTCGAGGTCAAGCGAGGTCTCAAGATGCGACACATCTCCATGATCTCGCTTGGAGGAACCATTGGTACCGGTCTCTTCATTGGTACCGGAGGAGCTCTCCAGCAGGCCGGTCCCTGTGGCGCCCTCGTCGCCTACGTGTTCATGGCCACCATTGTCTACTCTGTTGCCGAGTCTCTTGGAGAACTGGCTACGTACATTCCCATCACCGGCTCCTTTGCCGTCTTTACTACCCGATATCTGTCACAGTCGTTTGGTGCCTCCATGGGCTGGCTATACTGGTTCTCGTGGGCGATCACCTTCGCCATCGAGCTCAACACCATTGGTCCCGTGATTGAGTACTGGACTGACGCCGTTCCTACTGCTGCCTGGATTgccatcttcttcgtcatccTCACTACCATCAACTTCTTCCCCGTGGGCTTCTATGGCGAAGTCGAGTTCTGGGTGGCCTCCGTGAAGGTCATTGCCATCATTGGATGGCTCATCTACGCGCTCTGCATGACGTGTGGAGCAGGTGTAACAGGTCCTGTGGGATTCAGATACTGGAACCACCCCGGACCCATGGGAGACGGAATCTGGACCGACGGCGTGCCCATTGTGCGAAACGCGCCCGGTCGACGATTCATGGGATGGCTCAATTCGCTCGTTAACGCCGCCTTCACCTACCAGGGCTGTGAGCTGGTCGGAGTCACTGCCGGTGAGGCCCAGAACCCCAGAAAGTCCGTCCCTCGAGCCATCAACCGAGTCTTTGCTCGAATTTGCATCTTCTACATTGGCTCTATCTTCTTCATGGGCATGCTCGTGCCCTTTAACGACCCCAAGCTGACCGATGACTCCTCCGTCATCGCCTCCTCTCCTTTTGTTATTGCCATTATCAACTCTGGCACCAAGGTGCTCCCTCACATTTTCAACGCCGTCATTCTCATCACCCTGATTTCGGCAGGAAACTCCAACGTCTACATTGGCTCGCGAGTGGTCTACGCCCTGGCTGACTCCGGAACCGCACCAAAGTTCTTCAAGCGAACCACCAAGAAGGGAGTGCCGTACGTGGCAGTCTGCTTCACCTCGGCGTTTGGTCTGCTGGCCTTCATGTCTGTgtccgagtcgtcgtccacTGTCTTCGACTGGTTCATCAACATCTCCGCTGTGGCCGGCCTCATCTGTTGGGCCTTCATCTCTGCCTCCCACATCCGATTCATGCAAGTGCTTAAGCACAGAGGGATCTCCAGAGATACGCTGCCCTTCAAGGCACGATGGCAGCCATTCTACTCATGGTACGCGCTCgtctccatcatcttcatcacTCTCATCCAGGGCTTCACGTCCTTCTGGCACTTTACCGCCGCCAAGTTCATGACTGCATACATCTCCGTCATTGTCTGGGTCGGTTTGTACATTATCTTCCAGTGTCTGTTCCGATGCAAGTTCCTTATCCCTATTGAGGATGTGGACATTGACACCGGCCGACGAGAGATTGACGACGATGTgtgggaggagaagatccCCACAAAGTGGTACGAGAAGTTTTGGAATATTATTGCATAA
- a CDS encoding uncharacterized protein (Compare to YALI0B19360g, similar to uniprot|O59791 Schizosaccharomyces pombe Hypothetical protein C320.14 in chromosome III), producing the protein MTGEGITYKDVKHAHKRLDKVAVKTPVLSIQLDDTQYFLKCENIQRTGAFKFRGAYNALSQFSSKQKAGGVLTYSSGNHAQAIAHAAAMLGIKATIIMPTDAPKSKLQGTKDLGATIVPYDRYKQDRDEVANAILTEHPEMTLIPPYDHPDIIAGQGTVVKELLEETGPLDDIFVPLGGGGLLAGSLLAAEKLAPKCKVWGVEPETGNDGKLSLQRGQIVHIDTPVTIADGAQTQHLGELTFPIIQRLVTDIKTVNEGEMIAMTQWYARKMKLVVEPTGCMALAAAFSCCGGTHKKRVGVIISGGNVDLDKYATYLTTPVVQH; encoded by the coding sequence ATGACTGGCGAAGGAATCACCTACAAGGATGTCAAGCACGCACACAAGCGACTCGACAAGGTCGCCGTCAAGACACCCGTGCTGTCGATCCAGCTCGACGACACTCAATACTTTCTCAAGTGCGAGAATATCCAGCGAACCGGAGCCTTCAAGTTCCGTGGAGCCTACAATGCCTTGTCGCAGTTCTCGTCCAAGCAAAAGGCCGGTGGAGTACTAACGTACTCATCTGGTAACCATGCTCAGGCCATTGCccatgctgctgccatGCTCGGAATCAAGgccaccatcatcatgcCCACGGATGCCCCTAAAAGCAAGTTGCAAGGTACCAAGGACCTGGGGGCTACAATTGTGCCCTACGACAGATACAAACAGGACCGTGACGAGGTAGCCAATGCAATTCTCACGGAACATCCCGAAATGACGCTCATTCCTCCATATGATCATCCCGACATCATCGCAGGACAAGGTACAgtggtcaaggagctgctaGAGGAAACAGGACCTCTGGACGATATCTTTGTGCCGctgggtggaggaggactgcTGGCAGGCTCCCTTCTGGCAGCAGAAAAACTCGCTCCAAAGTGTAAGGTGTGGGGTGTGGAGCCCGAGACAGGAAACGACGGTAAGCTGTCACTTCAAAGAGGCCAAATCGTGCATATTGACACCCCGGTGACGATTGCCGACGGTGCTCAGACCCAGCATCTGGGAGAACTCACCTTCCCCATCATTCAGAGACTTGTCACGGATATCAAGACGGTCAACGAGGGAGAGATGATTGCTATGACGCAATGGTACGCCCGAAAGATGaagctggtggtggagcCAACTGGATGCATGGCTTTGGCAGCGGCGTTCTCGTGCTGTGGAGGCACCCACAAGAAGCGAGTGGGAGTCATCATCAGTGGAGGAAACGTGGATCTCGATAAGTATGCCACCTATCTAACCACTCCGGTCGTTCAGCATTGA